In Alosa sapidissima isolate fAloSap1 chromosome 4, fAloSap1.pri, whole genome shotgun sequence, the following are encoded in one genomic region:
- the LOC121706458 gene encoding green-sensitive opsin-2-like, protein MNGTEGSNFYIPMSNRTGLVRSPFLYQQYYLADPWQFKLLACYMFLLICSGGPINGMTLLVTVLHKKLRQPLNFILVNLAVAGMIMVCFGFTITITSAVNGYFILGPMACAIEGFMATLGGQVALWSLVVLAVERYIVVCKPMGSFKFGTNHAAAGVAFTWVMAMSCAAPPLVGWSRYIPEGLQCSCGPDYYTLSPEYNNESYVIYMFVCHFFVPVIIIFFTYGSLVCTVKAAAAQQQDSASTQKAEKEVTRMCILMVLGFLIAWTPYATVAAWIFFNKGSAFSAQFMAIPAFFSKSSSIYNPVIYVLLNKQFRGCMLQTITGKAPEDETSVSTSKTEVSSVSPA, encoded by the exons ATGAACGGCACAGAGGGCAGCAACTTCTACATCCCTATGTCCAACAGGACTGGGCTGGTCAGGAGTCCCTTTCTGTACCAGCAGTACTACCTGGCTGACCCATGGCAGTTCAAGCTTCTTGCTTGCTACATGTTTTTGCTTATCTGTTCGGGAGGCCCCATCAACGGGATGACACTGTTGGTCACGGTGCTGCACAAAAAGCTTCGTCAGCCTCTCAACTTTATTCTGGTCAACTTGGCTGTTGCTGGCATGATCATGGTCTGCTTCGgattcaccatcaccatcacctcaGCCGTTAATGGCTACTTTATCCTTGGACCCATGGCTTGTGCTATTGAAGGTTTCATGGCTACTCTCGGAG GTCAGGTTGCCCTGTGGTCACTGGTGGTGCTGGCTGTTGAGAGATACATTGTCGTCTGCAAGCCCATGGGCAGCTTCAAGTTTGGTACCAACCATGCTGCAGCTGGAGTGGCATTCACATGGGTCATGGCTATGTCCTGTGCTGCACCACCCCTTGTTGGCTGGTCCAG GTACATCCCTGAGGGACTGCAGTGCTCCTGTGGACCTGACTACTACACCCTGAGCCCCGAATACAACAACGAGTCCTATGTCATCTACATGTTTGTTTGCCACTTCTTTGTCCCTGTGATCATTATCTTCTTCACTTATGGATCGCTGGTGTGCACAGTGAAAGCG GCTGCAGCTCAACAACAGGACTCAGCCTCCACCCAGAAGGCAGAGAAGGAAGTGACACGCATGTGCATCCTGATGGTTCTGGGTTTCCTGATTGCATGGACCCCCTATGCTACTGTTGCTGCCTGGATTTTCTTCAACAAGGGATCTGCTTTCAGCGCTCAGTTCATGGCTATTCCTGCCTTTTTCTCCAAGAGCTCATCAATCTACAACCCAGTCATCTATGTGCTGCTTAACAAACAG tTCCGTGGGTGCATGTTGCAGACAATCACTGGCAAGGCCCCAGAGGATGAGACGTCAGTGTCCACAAGCAAGACAGAAGTGTCCTCAGTGTCTCCTGCATAG
- the LOC121706779 gene encoding green-sensitive opsin-2-like — translation MNGTEGSNFYIPMSNRTGLVRSPFEYEQYYLADPWQFKALAFYMFLLICIGGPINGMTLLVTVLHKKLRQPLNFILVNLAVAGMIMVLFGFTITITSALYGYFVFGPMGCAIEGFMATLGGQVALWSLVVLAIERYIVVCKPMGSFKFGTNHAAAGVAFTWVMACSCAVPPLVGWSRYIPEGLQASCGPDYYTLNPEYNNESYVMYMFSCHFCVPVTIIFFTYGNLVCTVKAAAAQQQDSASTQKAEKEVTRMCILMVLGFLIAWTPYASVAAWIFFNKGAAFSAQSMAVPAFFSKSSALFNPFIYVLLNKQFRGCMMQTVLGKAPEDETSVSTSKTEVSSVSPA, via the exons ATGAACGGCACAGAGGGCAGCAACTTCTACATCCCCATGTCCAACAGGACTGGGCTGGTCAGGAGTCCCTTTGAGTACGAGCAGTACTACCTGGCTGACCCATGGCAGTTCAAGGCTCTTGCATTTTACATGTTTTTACTCATCTGTATCGGAGGCCCCATCAACGGGATGACACTGTTGGTCACGGTGCTGCACAAAAAGCTTCGTCAGCCTCTCAACTTTATTCTGGTCAACTTGGCTGTTGCTGGCATGATCATGGTCTTATTTGgattcaccatcaccatcacttcagcTCTTTATGGCTACTTTGTCTTTGGACCAATGGGTTGTGCTATTGAAGGTTTCATGGCTACCCTTGGAG GCCAAGTTGCCCTGTGGTCCCTTGTGGTGCTGGCTATTGAGAGATACATTGTCGTCTGCAAGCCCATGGGCAGCTTCAAGTTTGGTACCAACCATGCTGCAGCTGGAGTGGCATTCACATGGGTCATGGCATGCTCTTGTGCTGTTCCTCCTCTGGTTGGCTGGTCCAG GTACATTCCTGAGGGATTACAGGCCTCATGCGGACCTGACTACTACACTCTGAACCCTGAATACAACAACGAGTCATACGTCATGTACATGTTCAGCTGCCATTTCTGTGTTCCTGTCACCATTATCTTCTTCACGTATGGAAACCTGGTCTGCACAGTCAAAGCG GCTGCAGCTCAACAGCAGGACTCAGCCTCCACCCAGAAGGCAGAGAAGGAAGTGACACGCATGTGCATCCTGATGGTTTTGGGATTCCTGATCGCCTGGACCCCTTATGCTTCTGTTGCTGCCTGGATTTTCTTCAACAAGGGAGCTGCTTTCAGTGCTCAGTCCATGGCTGTCCCTGCCTTTTTCTCCAAGTCCTCAGCCTTGTTTAACCCCTTCATCTATGTGCTGCTCAACAAACAG TTCCGTGGGTGCATGATGCAGACAGTCCTTGGCAAGGCCCCAGAGGATGAGACGTCAGTGTCCACAAGCAAGACAGAAGTGTCCTCAGTGTCTCCTGCATAA
- the LOC121706559 gene encoding green-sensitive opsin-1-like: protein MAGTEGSNFYIPMSNRTGLVRDPYHYEQYYLAEPWKFKALGFYMFLLICIGFPINAMTLVVTVLHKKLRQPLNFILVNLALAGLIMVLFGFTVSFYSSMVGYFPFGPLGCAIEGFMATLGGQVSLWSLVVLAVERYIVVCKPMGSFKFGANHAAAGVAFTWVMACSCAVPPLVGWSRYIPEGMQTSCGPDYYTLNPEYNNESYVMYMFSCHFCVPVTTIFFTYGNLVCTVKAAAAQQQDSASTQKAEKEVTRMCILMVFGFLLAWVPYASFAAWIFFNRGVAFSPQAMAVPAFFSKSSALFNPFIYVLLNKQFRGCMMQTVLGKAPEDETSVSTSKTEVSSVSPA from the exons ATGGCTGGCACAGAGGGTAGCAATTTCTACATCCCCATGTCCAATAGGACAGGGCTGGTGAGGGATCCTTACCACTACGAGCAATACTACCTGGCTGAACCATGGAAATTCAAGGCTCTGGGTTTTTATATGTTCCTTCTCATCTGCATTGGATTCCCCATCAATGCCATGACACTGGTGGTCACCGTCCTTCACAAAAAGCTACGACAGCCGCTCAACTTCATTCTGGTCAACCTTGCTCTGGCTGGTTTGATCATGGTCTTATTTGGATTCACAGTGTCATTCTACTCCTCAATGGTTGGCTACTTTCCTTTTGGACCCTTGGGTTGTGCCATTGAGGGTTTCATGGCTACTCTTGGTG GTCAGGTGTCTCTGTGGTCACTTGTGGTGTTGGCTGTTGAGAGGTACATTGTTGTCTGCAAGCCCATGGGCAGTTTCAAGTTTGGTGCCAACCATGCTGCAGCTGGAGTGGCATTCACATGGGTCATGGCATGCTCTTGTGCTGTTCCTCCTCTGGTTGGCTGGTCCAG GTACATTCCTGAGGGTATGCAGACATCATGCGGACCTGACTACTACACCCTGAACCCGGAATACAACAACGAGTCTTATGTCATGTACATGTTCAGCTGCCATTTCTGTGTTCCTGTCACCACTATCTTCTTCACGTATGGAAACCTTGTCTGCACAGTCAAAGCA GCTGCAGCCCAACAGCAAGATTCAGCCTCCACCCAGAAGGCAGAGAAGGAAGTGACACGCATGTGCATCCTCATGGTCTTCGGCTTCCTGTTGGCATGGGTGCCCTATGCTAGCTTTGCTGCCTGGATCTTCTTCAACAGGGGGGTAGCCTTCTCACCTCAAGCCATGGCTGTCCCTGCCTTTTTCTCAAAGTCCTCAGCCTTGTTCAATCCCTTCATCTATGTGCTGCTGAACAAACAG tTCCGTGGGTGCATGATGCAGACAGTCCTTGGCAAGGCCCCAGAGGATGAGACGTCAGTGTCCACAAGCAAGACAGAAGTGTCCTCAGTGTCTCCTGCATAG